The Pseudomonas baetica genome includes a region encoding these proteins:
- the dapF gene encoding diaminopimelate epimerase, translated as MLLRFTKMHGLGNDFMVLDLVSQHAHIQPKHAKQWGDRHTGIGFDQLLIVEAPSNPEVDFRYRIFNSDGSEVEQCGNGARCFARFVLDKRLTAKRQIRVETKGGIIELDVRNDGQIGVNMGAPRLVPADIPFEAPAQATSYQLEVDGTTVELAAVSMGNPHAVLRVQDINSAPVHELGPKIEHHPRFPARVNVGFLQVIDRHRAQLRVWERGAGETQACGTGACAAAVAAISQGWMDSPLLIDLPGGRLSIEWAGPGQPVLMTGPAVRVYEGQVRL; from the coding sequence ATGCTGCTGCGTTTTACCAAAATGCACGGCCTGGGCAACGACTTCATGGTTCTCGACCTGGTCAGCCAGCACGCGCATATTCAACCCAAACACGCCAAGCAATGGGGTGATCGGCACACAGGCATCGGTTTCGACCAGTTGCTGATCGTCGAAGCGCCGAGCAACCCGGAGGTGGATTTCCGTTATCGGATCTTCAACTCCGACGGTTCCGAAGTTGAGCAGTGCGGCAACGGTGCACGCTGCTTCGCGCGTTTCGTGCTCGACAAGCGTCTGACCGCCAAGCGGCAGATTCGCGTCGAGACCAAGGGCGGCATCATCGAACTGGACGTGCGTAACGACGGCCAGATCGGCGTGAACATGGGCGCTCCGCGCCTGGTGCCGGCGGACATTCCGTTCGAAGCACCGGCGCAGGCCACCAGCTATCAGCTGGAAGTCGACGGCACCACGGTCGAACTGGCTGCCGTGTCGATGGGCAACCCACACGCCGTGCTGCGCGTGCAGGACATCAACAGCGCCCCAGTGCATGAACTGGGGCCGAAAATCGAACATCACCCGCGCTTCCCGGCGCGGGTCAATGTCGGTTTCCTCCAGGTCATCGACCGCCACCGCGCGCAATTGCGCGTGTGGGAACGCGGCGCCGGGGAAACCCAGGCCTGCGGCACCGGCGCTTGTGCGGCGGCGGTTGCGGCCATCAGTCAGGGGTGGATGGATTCGCCGCTGTTGATCGACCTGCCCGGCGGGCGTCTGTCCATTGAATGGGCAGGCCCTGGCCAACCGGTGTTGATGACCGGCCCGGCAGTGCGTGTATACGAAGGACAAGTACGTCTTTGA
- the lysA gene encoding diaminopimelate decarboxylase, with protein sequence MDAFNYRGGELFAEGVALSAIADRFGTPTYVYSRAHIQAQYLAYADALAGMPHLVCFAVKANSNLGVLNVLARLGAGFDIVSRGELERVLAAGGSADKIVFSGVGKTRDDMRRALEVGVHCFNVESSDELERLQVVAAELGVRAPVSLRVNPDVDAGTHPYISTGLKENKFGIAIADAEDVYVRAAHLPNLEVIGVDCHIGSQLTTLPPFIDALDRLLDLVDRLGDCGIHLRHIDLGGGLGVRYRDEEPPLAADYIKAVRERLDGRDLALVFEPGRFIVANAGVLLTQVEYLKHTEHKDFAIVDAAMNDLIRPALYQAWMDVTAVKPRDTAARKYDVVGPICETGDFLAKDRELALEEGDLLAVHSAGAYGFVMASNYNTRGRAAEVLVDGDQVFEVRRRETVAELFAGESLLPE encoded by the coding sequence ATGGACGCTTTTAACTACCGTGGCGGGGAGCTGTTCGCGGAAGGTGTGGCGCTGTCCGCCATCGCCGACCGTTTCGGCACGCCCACCTATGTTTACTCGCGCGCGCACATCCAAGCCCAGTATCTGGCCTACGCCGATGCGCTGGCCGGCATGCCGCATCTGGTCTGCTTCGCGGTCAAAGCCAACTCCAACCTCGGCGTGCTGAATGTCCTGGCCCGTCTCGGCGCCGGTTTCGACATCGTGTCCCGTGGTGAACTGGAACGCGTGCTGGCCGCTGGCGGCAGCGCCGACAAGATCGTGTTCTCCGGTGTCGGCAAGACCCGTGATGACATGCGTCGCGCTTTGGAAGTCGGCGTGCACTGCTTCAACGTCGAGTCCAGCGACGAGCTGGAGCGCCTGCAAGTGGTGGCCGCCGAGCTGGGCGTTCGCGCGCCGGTCTCGCTGCGCGTCAACCCCGACGTCGATGCTGGCACCCACCCGTACATTTCCACCGGTCTCAAAGAGAACAAGTTCGGCATCGCCATTGCCGACGCCGAAGACGTGTACGTGCGCGCCGCGCACCTGCCGAATCTGGAAGTGATCGGTGTCGATTGCCACATCGGTTCGCAACTGACTACATTACCGCCGTTCATCGACGCCCTCGACCGCCTGCTGGATCTGGTCGACCGTCTCGGCGATTGCGGCATTCACCTGCGCCACATCGATCTCGGTGGTGGTTTGGGTGTGCGTTATCGCGATGAAGAGCCGCCATTGGCCGCCGACTACATCAAAGCCGTGCGCGAGCGTCTGGACGGTCGCGATCTGGCGCTGGTGTTCGAGCCGGGCCGCTTCATCGTCGCCAACGCTGGCGTGCTGCTGACGCAAGTCGAGTACCTCAAGCACACCGAACACAAGGATTTCGCCATCGTCGACGCGGCGATGAACGACCTGATCCGTCCGGCGCTGTATCAGGCATGGATGGACGTCACCGCGGTCAAACCGCGCGACACCGCTGCGCGTAAATACGACGTGGTCGGCCCGATCTGCGAAACCGGCGACTTCCTCGCCAAGGACCGTGAGCTTGCGCTGGAAGAAGGCGACTTGCTGGCGGTGCATTCGGCCGGCGCCTACGGTTTCGTGATGGCTTCCAACTACAACACCCGCGGCCGTGCCGCCGAGGTGCTGGTGGACGGTGATCAGGTCTTTGAAGTGCGTCGCCGCGAAACCGTGGCCGAGCTGTTTGCCGGCGAAAGCCTGCTGCCGGAGTAA
- the lptM gene encoding LPS translocon maturation chaperone LptM — translation MKRLISSLAALVAVACLVSACGQKGPLYLPDDDQDPAEQAQSSQKQPSKAHKHDVYQ, via the coding sequence ATGAAGCGCCTGATCTCTTCCCTTGCTGCGCTCGTCGCGGTTGCCTGCCTTGTTTCGGCCTGCGGTCAAAAAGGCCCGCTGTACCTGCCCGATGACGATCAGGACCCGGCCGAACAAGCCCAGTCTTCGCAAAAGCAGCCGTCCAAAGCACACAAGCACGACGTCTACCAATAA
- a CDS encoding IS110 family transposase has protein sequence MPVALSNPIVGVDVAKNELVIYQADSDLLEAIPNTKTSIKQWLKALLVPVSIAIEATNIYHLEFADLAYAAGCTIYMVGGYELKHYREGVKIRAKTDALDAKLLARYLKNEAEELHPWTPPSPLYRQLLSLFRRRAALVQARVGLVQSWSNEPLLKAAFAEQIKSMQRLETMIEKTINDQLKQAGLLGQLKRCLKVEGIGFLTGARLLTAFQRGEFSNADAFIAFLGMDLRVSKSGQKDGRRSLTKRGDPEARRLLHNAAMSASRTIAWKGFYEAQRARGFSTTQALVMLARKLARVVFALLKGQSEYQTKVS, from the coding sequence ATGCCAGTCGCTCTATCAAATCCGATCGTTGGCGTGGATGTCGCCAAAAATGAACTGGTGATTTATCAGGCCGATAGCGATCTGCTTGAAGCGATTCCCAATACCAAAACATCCATCAAGCAGTGGCTGAAGGCCTTGCTCGTCCCCGTGTCTATTGCCATTGAGGCAACCAACATCTACCACCTGGAATTCGCTGATTTGGCCTATGCGGCCGGTTGCACGATTTACATGGTGGGCGGCTATGAACTCAAACACTACCGCGAAGGCGTGAAGATCCGCGCCAAAACCGACGCCTTGGACGCCAAGCTGCTGGCCCGTTACCTGAAGAACGAAGCCGAGGAGTTGCACCCCTGGACCCCGCCATCACCGCTGTACCGCCAGCTCCTGAGCCTTTTCCGCCGCCGCGCGGCTTTGGTCCAGGCAAGGGTCGGCCTGGTGCAGAGCTGGTCGAATGAGCCGCTGTTGAAGGCAGCTTTTGCTGAACAAATAAAATCCATGCAGCGGCTTGAAACGATGATCGAAAAGACGATCAACGATCAGCTCAAACAAGCCGGTTTGCTCGGCCAATTGAAGCGTTGCCTGAAAGTTGAGGGCATTGGATTTCTGACCGGAGCGCGCCTGCTCACGGCGTTTCAGCGGGGAGAATTTAGCAACGCGGATGCGTTTATCGCCTTCCTGGGCATGGATTTACGGGTATCGAAATCAGGGCAAAAGGACGGTCGCCGCAGCTTGACCAAGCGCGGAGACCCCGAGGCCCGCCGACTTTTGCACAACGCAGCGATGTCGGCTAGCCGTACGATAGCCTGGAAAGGGTTTTACGAAGCCCAGAGAGCACGGGGTTTCAGCACCACGCAGGCGTTGGTGATGCTGGCTCGCAAACTTGCTCGGGTGGTATTCGCCTTGCTGAAAGGGCAAAGCGAATATCAGACAAAAGTCAGTTGA
- a CDS encoding IS3 family transposase (programmed frameshift): MTKQRRSFSAEFKREAAGLVLDQGYSHIEASRSLGVVESALRRWVNQLQQERTGVTPQSKALTPEQQKIQELEARIARLEREKSIFKKGYRALDVGRARAHALIDQLSPQEPVDWLCAVFDVTRSCYYAHRLRRRTPDVERLRLRSLVNELFTQSRSAAGSRSIVSMMQEDGEQIGRFKVRGLMRELELVSKQPGSHAYKQATVERPDIPNILNREFDVPAPNQVWCGDITYIWAQGKWHYLAVVMDLYARRVVGWALSNKPDADLVIKALDMAYEQRGRPQGLLFHSDQGSQYGSRQFRQRLWRYRMRQSMSRRGNCWDNAPMERVFRSLKTEWIPTVGYMTAQEAHRDISHYLMHRYNWIRPHQFNNGLAPAQAEKKLNVVSGIS, from the exons ACGTCGTTCTTTTTCCGCTGAATTCAAACGCGAGGCCGCAGGCCTCGTGCTCGATCAAGGCTATAGCCATATCGAAGCCAGCCGCTCGCTTGGTGTGGTTGAGTCCGCGTTGCGCCGCTGGGTTAATCAGCTTCAGCAGGAGCGCACTGGCGTTACTCCGCAGAGTAAAGCGCTGACGCCAGAGCAACAGAAAATCCAGGAATTGGAAGCTCGAATCGCTCGACTTGAGCGGGAGAAATCCATTT TTAAAAAAGGCTACCGCGCTCTTGATGTCGGAAGAGCACGAGCGCACGCGCTGATTGATCAACTGAGCCCCCAAGAGCCGGTTGATTGGCTTTGCGCAGTCTTTGACGTCACTCGTTCGTGTTACTACGCCCATCGTCTCAGGCGCCGAACTCCAGACGTTGAGCGGCTTCGGTTGCGCAGCCTGGTTAACGAACTGTTTACGCAAAGTCGAAGCGCCGCCGGTAGCCGCAGCATCGTGTCGATGATGCAGGAAGACGGCGAGCAAATTGGGCGGTTCAAGGTGCGAGGCCTGATGCGGGAACTGGAGTTGGTCAGTAAACAACCTGGATCACATGCCTACAAACAAGCGACGGTTGAGCGGCCTGACATTCCGAACATATTGAATCGAGAGTTTGATGTGCCGGCGCCGAATCAGGTCTGGTGTGGCGACATCACCTACATCTGGGCTCAAGGGAAATGGCATTACCTGGCTGTCGTTATGGATCTTTACGCGCGCCGAGTGGTGGGCTGGGCGCTGTCGAACAAGCCGGATGCGGATCTGGTCATCAAGGCGTTGGACATGGCTTACGAACAGCGTGGCAGGCCTCAAGGGCTTCTGTTTCACTCGGATCAGGGCTCGCAATATGGCAGTCGCCAGTTTCGCCAACGGCTCTGGCGTTACCGCATGCGCCAAAGCATGAGCCGTCGTGGAAACTGCTGGGATAACGCGCCGATGGAGCGTGTGTTTCGCAGCTTGAAAACTGAATGGATACCGACCGTGGGCTACATGACAGCTCAAGAAGCGCACCGCGACATCAGTCATTACCTGATGCATCGGTACAACTGGATTAGACCGCACCAATTCAACAACGGACTGGCCCCAGCTCAGGCCGAGAAAAAACTTAACGTCGTGTCCGGGATTAGTTGA